In Pseudomonadota bacterium, the following proteins share a genomic window:
- a CDS encoding Trm112 family protein → MLEVLVCPQTRQRLSYDAEAQELISKAAHLAFPIRDGIPVLLVDEARQLD, encoded by the coding sequence ATGCTCGAAGTGCTCGTCTGCCCGCAAACCCGCCAGCGCCTGAGCTACGACGCCGAGGCGCAGGAGCTTATCTCCAAGGCCGCGCACCTGGCCTTCCCCATCCGCGACGGGATCCCCGTGCTCTTGGTGGACGAGGCGCGTCAGCTCGACTGA